TCCTCAGTAGTTATGACACTTGATCCTGTACTGTTAGATCTCTGAAACTGCCACGACGACTGCCTGTCTGGGGATACTCTAAAAACAGTGTGCTTGGCTCCCATCTCtagaggctctggggagagcatTTGTTCCTGAGAGCTTGAGCCTGATGAAGCTAAAGGGGACATTGTTCTTTCAGGAGTTAAAGAACCACATGATTCAGGAGTCTGACATCTTGAAAAAGTAGCCATAGTAATAGGAGAAATTACATGCTCCGGGCTGGTATAACCCTCTGCTGCTTTCGATTTGGCAGGTGTCAAGGAGGCATTTTGAATAATGGTTATTCTCTGCTTTGGAGTGCCACAATTGGGTATGACTGCTGTGCTTGTGTAGGAGTGCGGACTCTCAGTGGTAGGACTGGTTATTTCAAGTGTTGCTGTGTTCTGTCCATGGTCTGGAGTTACTTTTATGTGAAGAGGCTGGCCAGGTGTATGGCTTAGCACAAAGTCTCCAGTCTGTGCACAGTTTCCATTTTGCCTTGTGTGAGTCTTTCCATTTTGATGTTGACTCTCTTTGGACTTCATCCAAGGGATCCATAATTTTTTGTTCACAGCATTTGCACTGGATGAGTTGCTTTTGAAAGACACTGTTTGTTCCACCTCAGTGTTGTCATTGTCCTCATTATCACCGTCTTCATACAGCTGCCCATTTACGACTGTTCTCTCTAAAGGCATGAGGGTTTTGTAATCGGGTGGTTCATTGTCTGCTGGATCTGTCTGGACTTCTTTAGAAAAAGCTTGCAAGTCAGAAATTCTCCTTCCATTGAGACCAGGCCTGACATTCTTACTGAAGCGTCTGTACCTGTCCAATTCTTTTGTGAGAGTTTCCATTTCTCTCGCTAACTCCCTGTTCTTGTTTTCCTGTTGGAGGAGTTTCTTCTGTAAGACTGTGTGATCACCTCGGAGGTGACACATTAGGTCTTCTGTTGCCATGTATTCATGAATTTTCTCTTTCAGTGCATCTACTTCTCTGGAAAGATGACTTGATTTAGCTTCCTCTTCTTTGAGTTTCATAAAGAGACGCTGCTCTTGATTGGACTCTGCCTTTTCTGTTAACTTATACCTAGCCACTTCCATTTtcacagcctccagctcctctgacAGGAGCTTGGCTCTGTCCCGTTCACTGATATATCTTcgttccagagactcaaattcATCTTCGGTTTTCATAAGATCATCTTCTATGGCCTTCATTTCTTTCAGCTTCTGCTTAAGTCTTTCAACTTCTTGAGACAGCTCtttgattttgttgttttcctgCTGCAAGGTGGTGCTGGATTTAGTGCTGTCTTTAAGCTTATTTTTAAGAAACTCTTTTTCAACAGCTTCCAGTGACTGTAGTCTTTTTCTTAGAATGCTCACTTTGGAAACAAGATcacttcctttctcctcttctgctttgAGTTTGTTTTTCAGTTCATCTCTTTCTTTTGTAACGCTGGATACCTTTTCCTCTGCATCAGACTTTGATTTCAGTGCTTTCTTACTTTCCTCCATTAGCTTTTCTGTAATGGACATCACTTTATTTTGCTCCACCTGAAGCTGAGAAGTTGCAGCTTgcagcttttcttctgtttgctttattttttctcccATAGTTTTTCTTTCATCCACAAGCATCACTGTTAGACTCTTCAATTTTGTTAAATCTTCTTTAAGTGTAAGCTCAGTTTTTTCTAGCTTGCTTTCAATTGCTTCAAGCTCGCCAACTCTAGCTTTTAAGCCCTCCAGCTCGTGGGACAGCTGCTTTGTTaacattttttctctttctaggTTGCATTTTAGAGAGTAACTTTCCTGTTTACTCTTGTTGAAAGAATCTTCTAATTTTTCCAGCTCCATAATTCTTTTGTTGAGTTTGTCAACTTCCCCTTTAAGGTTCTTGCTCTGTGACACTTCTTTTTCAAGCTTTCTATTAAGCTCTCGGCACTGATCCTCCATTTTTATGAGCTCCTCATCTTTTCCTTCCATCTCCAGCAGTCGTTTTCGTAGTTCTTCTACTTCAGTCATAAGTGCAGAGTTCCCACATTCTCCTTTATTTATCTTATCCCTTAGGTCTTGCagttcttcctctgcttttcgTAAAGACttgttggtctcttccagctcatcGATTTGTCGGCTGAGAGCAGTCAATTTTAACCGAAGCTGACGGTTCTGACTGTCTTCATTAGTTAGCTTGGCCATCATTGCTTCCTGGTCTTGGGAAATCTTAGCACTTTGAGCTTGAAGTTCAGCCTCCAACCTGCAagctctctgtccctcttcttGAACTTTTGCTTCAGCAAAAGCCAGCTTCTTATGCGCTTCTTCTGCAGAGGCAATTAGTTCTTGAATTTTTTCACTTTGTTGATTCAATTGCTCAGTGAGTCTTTGCTGTTCATCCACCACCATTAAAGCAAATGATTTCAGTTTCGTCAGTTCTTCTTTCAGGTTAGATATTTTCTTGttgctttccttctctttttttgcctGATACGCTGTTTCTTGTTCCAGAAGCTTTTTCAATCTGTGAGAGGAAATAATATTGTATTTTGTAGTCATTCTAAGAGTCCTTTAAAAACACACCTGAAATGTTATGTCATCTCTGCCAGATGTAGGTGAACATCCACTTGTAACTACAAGCAGACTTCTTGCAGGAGGGGGAAGTGCCTCAAAGCCTTATTTTCTACTTGGAAGTTCTTTTGTAATGGACAGTTTGGTATGATTAGATTTAACATCAGTGATTATGTATCTGTGATTGGATTTTCAGCAGTGGAACACAACATTTTATGTTCTGCACTGGAACAACACTAACCTTGAATATTTGCTGAGACTGGGGATGTGTATGCAGCTCTTAGacctttttctttgttgttgtatttttttttgtttggatttgggattttttttgttttgggggtggTTGTTTTCCCTTAAGAAATGTGATTAACAAAATGGTTGAGAAATTAGATCAGTGCAGCCCCCAAGGGCTTTGACAGACTTGTAAACCATTCTGATGTTTTTTAATGAAACCTGGATGTTGAAGTATGTGAAGAAAACACAGCCACTCTAGACAGTGGGGCTGCCTAATGTCAATTTCTAAGCCACACATCAGAGCAAATCTAAACATTGCAAATAAGTCAGTCCTCAATGAAAATGCAGGCCCTGTGACCTTGCATGACACGCACACACACTCTGAAAAAAGTAGTCAGCAGAAAAACATCTCTCAGGTTATGCCCTTTGAACTTAAGGAAGAATGAGTATCTTCCTGTCTGTTAGATTTGAGTTCAAGCTTATATTCACAGATATAAACTAAGTGCAATCCTACTTTTACATGATCCCTGAAGGTTTTCATAACCATaaaactgttgaggttggaagagacctttgagatcatcaagcctaACTGCTCACCTAGAACTTACAATCTCTCCACTACTACTGAACCATGTACCTAAGTACCACATCcatacatcttttaaatactcccagggatggtgacttcaccacttccctatgcagcctgttccaatgcttgataaACCCTTTCTGTGCAGagttttttccctaatatcaaacctgaacctcccctggtacagcttgtttcctcttggcctgtcatttgttgcatgtgagaataATAGTTTTCTGCAGTTAGTTTTGTAAGTTTCTATTAGTGTTCAGCCTTCACCAAAACGAAACCTGCTTAATTTGTTAGAGATTTGGGATGAGGTTATGCATTTGTTTATGTAGGATGTTAAAAATACCTCAAGTAATTAGATTCTTTTGGAGACTTTTCATGGTCAGAGATTCACCACTCCAGACGtgtcaagaaatgtgtggacatggcactctgggtcGTGATTTAATAGCTGTGGTGATGTTAGGTTGacagttagacttgatgatcttagaggtcttttctaaccaaaataattctatgattctatgcacgtGGAGTTGTTCTGGGGTATGATTCTTTTTGGCTAGCACAGCACTTTTGCATCCTTTCAATTGGATTTTTTCCCCAGCCAACCTGTAAGTATGTTCTGACATTAAAGGAAAATCTGAAAAACCTAGCTTGAAGTAAGCAAGTATTAGAACTTCTGTGCTTTACTGCTGTTCATATGTATGGTACAATTCCAGTTGTGTAGATAGTGTGAGGGAAATAAGTTATGTGTCACAGCTGTAGCTGCATAAAATGACTACTTTAGCAGCCGCCGTCTGAGGCCTCTTGCTGTGTTTTCACTGTTTCTCCCCCCACTCTCTGACATATGTTTACATTTTTCACAGCTTTCTACTAACAAGCTTCCTGTTGCAGCCATCTTTTTAGTTCAAGAAGAGCTTAGATAAGGGCTTCCTTTGCACAACACTTTATTAGCTGTTGACTGACTGGAGGCATGTGTTTCTGGACTTTTCATAGGCTGCCCTGGTGGCATCCCCTTTGAGAGCACTGCAGTGTTCTGGTATGGAGAGAGGAAGTCCCTGCCATTCTACAGCTGTCCATCAGGCTAGTGTAGAAGTCTCTAACTAGTACATTTCTTATAACATCTTCACCATCCTCATTATATTTTGCTGGTTCATATGTTGCACAACATTGGATGCAAGTCAATGCTTTATATGAAAAATGGACAGAATGGGAagtagctgtgctagtttgaagtggggtagaatgttttggtgacaaaaagtagatcataggctgtgaaaggaaaacagtgatgatgttcacttccctcagaagtctcgctaaggagtttgggaagaagaaatgaaaacattagataacactctctcCATTTTAGCtcactctgccctgggctgctgactgagctgcatctccctaacctcaccttccatttggcctaactcactttgcttcttaacctgttggccgaacctctattcttctttaggactggggtaaggttgagaggggcagggggaaggtgcaagggcggttgagagcccttcctggggactcaggtttctgggaggggagttgtggttttgtattaccttttaccttgtctatttctgtatataactgtatatactgtaaatatctgcttgtatattgtgctgctgtaaataaatagcttcatttatattcccagagcaaactgagtctagtctgggtatttctaaagtgtggggggacggggaacacccaaaccatcacagtagcaATAAACAGAGTTGATATCAAAGCAGCCCTGGATTATTTACTAGAGTCAATTAACATCATGAGGAAACAGACATGAAAAGGtgtaagcagagcaggagtttgTGAAATGAGCTTGGGGGAATGCTGCTGCTTGACAGAAGAAATAAATGGCGAGAAGACTGCAGCCTCTTCAAAGGAAGCATTTTATTACGTTGGTGGTGTATAAACTTTGGTCAACTTTCAGTGCTACTTTCAGTTTGAGCTCTTTTTGGTATAAAAATCTATCTTCCCTCCGCACCCTTGTCTCCAAATGCTTTAGTAGTGAAGTTCAGTTGATGATTTACCGTTGCCATAGATATGAAACCATAACAGAAGCATAACTAACAATTTTATTTGGAATGAACTCAGTTCTAGTGTGTGCATGAAGTTAAGACATATTATATTAATACTGTTAAGATAGACTCAGGCTTATTAGCATAGGATTTATTTTAGCTTGGTTCACTATAATGTGGTTTTTAAGGCAATTTTAACTGAGGTCATTAACAGCTAAATTAACCAGTGTTTTACTCCTCACTTCTATATTAGCTGGTTGCTATCTCTCTGGCCAAACGAAACTGTAATGCGTCAGTGCTTGAGTGGGGTAGTCTAACCAAATCTCTGATTTGAATGAAGTATCTGAATTACTGGTATCTGACCTGGATAATTGTGTAAACTGTGGATTTTCAAGATACTATGTTTCTTTGGTGATTCCAAAAGATTTGAAAGTATTTAGAAATGTTTCCTTCATTCAAAAGATAAAATGCCATTTTAAGGTTcaaacagaaatgtacaagtagtaatatttccaacccctgagatgtatttcttttggaaaaaaaaatctgtaaaatcACTGCATTGAAGTTAAGTTTCAAAGCATAGGGCACAAGCTGTGAGGTTAAAGGATTTTAATATGGTttctaaaaattaaaaaaggacTATGTTAAGCATGGTTGGGTTTTTATATATAGAGTAAGCTTCTGCACTTGTTTTtgataactgtatatatattaatGTACCCTTGTACAGAAATATTCATGTATTCCTATACAGAAAACACCTTCAACAGTGCTGAACGGACAGTTGAGACTGATACTATAAAAGTCAACTGGGAGCCTGTTAATATTTGTAGAGGAATTTTACCTTAGCTGTTGAATTCCGTTTCTGTGGATCAGTGGGTCACAGCAACTGTGTCTGCACATACACACTTAAGAATCAAGAGGCCCTAAAAAtgtttggaggttttgtttgggtgtttgttGTTCGTTCATGTTTGTAACTGGGTTTGGATCAAAATGACTTCTGCAGGTCAGGGTTTGATTACTCATAGATTCATAgcatggtttaagttggaagggaccataaatatcatctagttccaagatCCCTGTCATTGGCAGGGAtgctttccactagaccaggttgctcaaggattcATCGAACCTGGCCTTGTACACCTCCGAGGAGGGGGCATCcgtgacctccctgagcaacctgttccagtgtctcctcaccttccctgtcaagaatttctaagatccagtctagaTGTactcttctcaagcttcaattcATTCTCTCTTTTCTTACCACTACAAGCACTCATAAAATGTCTCTTCCTATCTGTCTTAGGTATATCATTTGAGTTGAGACCAATTTAATGTTTCATCGAAGAAGGAGTGCAACTGACAATAGCACTTTGTGATATCTGGCATGTTTTTGTGACAGAAAATGCTTTCTAGTAACTCCATCTAAAATACTTTCTTCCCGAATAAGAGTATTCAGAGTATTTGGGCACAATTTTACTAAAAATACgcaaaggtaaaaaaaaaattggcttAAAAAATAATGGTTTCGAAAAAGATTAGGAACTTCCCTTCTCAATAAAATAGTGGTGTTGTTTTCAGTTCTAGTTGAACTTtcatgatcatccagtttcatATTAGTCAAAGGTAGGTATGTCATTTAGTCAAATCTTTCACAGGTAATTCCAAGCAGTTGACCTCACAGAACTACAAGAACTCTCTGAATCCAAGACAGTAAAAACGGGCACTGGAAATTGTTTTTATGAACATGAATGTTAGGTAGTTAAACAGAATCAGGGCAGTGTCTTACTACTTCAGAGCTTCTGTTACAAATTACTGCCCTTTTGTGGCTTCTGATCTTACTTGTTTGCAATACTAGTTACCTGCTCTTCGATTCCTTAAAGAAGATGTGTTTGTCAGCTTCCACTGTAGTTGCTTTCCTCGGTACACATGCTATAACTTCTTGGTGTTAATGCTGTGTATTCTGTCATGTtgtccagattttttttccaagtgtcTGTAGCTTGAGCTACATGATGTTATATTTAGtcatataatagaatcataaaattgttttggttggaaaccaaccaattgttttggttggtttggtcaTTGAGCCCAgccattgacctaacaccaccatggtgaTTAAACCATGTCCAAAATGTTATGTCCACATATTTGCCACTCCTGAGGATGGTGACTACCAACtctctgttccaatgcctgaccactctttctgtagaaaaagaaacctttcctGTTATCCAATGTAACCCTTCCCTGACACAATTTCGGACCATTTCCTCCCATCCTATCACTGGATACTAGAGATACTAAGGTTATGTATTCTCTAGAAAATGTGAGG
The window above is part of the Pogoniulus pusillus isolate bPogPus1 chromosome 5, bPogPus1.pri, whole genome shotgun sequence genome. Proteins encoded here:
- the FILIP1L gene encoding filamin A-interacting protein 1-like isoform X2; this encodes MRSRSNSTESPTRPKLSQQRPKDHRKEEVGYSGKGNVQRRPKEKEDSAQASTILRSPKAEKKQTSSFKKREDLSRDDLLFLLSVLEGELQAQDEVIGVLKAEKIDLSLLEAQYGFVTPKKVLEALQRDAIQTKTEQWQEDIYEKPMGELDKVVEKQKETHRRMLEQLLMVEKSHRQTLNELEEEKRKHSKYMEKSDEFTNLLEQELERLKKLLEQETAYQAKKEKESNKKISNLKEELTKLKSFALMVVDEQQRLTEQLNQQSEKIQELIASAEEAHKKLAFAEAKVQEEGQRACRLEAELQAQSAKISQDQEAMMAKLTNEDSQNRQLRLKLTALSRQIDELEETNKSLRKAEEELQDLRDKINKGECGNSALMTEVEELRKRLLEMEGKDEELIKMEDQCRELNRKLEKEVSQSKNLKGEVDKLNKRIMELEKLEDSFNKSKQESYSLKCNLEREKMLTKQLSHELEGLKARVGELEAIESKLEKTELTLKEDLTKLKSLTVMLVDERKTMGEKIKQTEEKLQAATSQLQVEQNKVMSITEKLMEESKKALKSKSDAEEKVSSVTKERDELKNKLKAEEEKGSDLVSKVSILRKRLQSLEAVEKEFLKNKLKDSTKSSTTLQQENNKIKELSQEVERLKQKLKEMKAIEDDLMKTEDEFESLERRYISERDRAKLLSEELEAVKMEVARYKLTEKAESNQEQRLFMKLKEEEAKSSHLSREVDALKEKIHEYMATEDLMCHLRGDHTVLQKKLLQQENKNRELAREMETLTKELDRYRRFSKNVRPGLNGRRISDLQAFSKEVQTDPADNEPPDYKTLMPLERTVVNGQLYEDGDNEDNDNTEVEQTVSFKSNSSSANAVNKKLWIPWMKSKESQHQNGKTHTRQNGNCAQTGDFVLSHTPGQPLHIKVTPDHGQNTATLEITSPTTESPHSYTSTAVIPNCGTPKQRITIIQNASLTPAKSKAAEGYTSPEHVISPITMATFSRCQTPESCGSLTPERTMSPLASSGSSSQEQMLSPEPLEMGAKHTVFRVSPDRQSSWQFQRSNSTGSSVITTEDNKIHIHLGSPYVQALTNSKPTSPCNTVQDNRTPALANGLPSKPANKITSSITITPTASPLPRQSQITITDALRRSVPTRIPKPKPTCATKVPVKIPAGHLNKPLQDSSSGKLHIIRTVSKTCLQSGGKS
- the FILIP1L gene encoding filamin A-interacting protein 1-like isoform X1, translating into MRSRSNSTESPTRPKLSQQRPKDHRKEEVGYSGKGNVQRRPKEKEDSAQASTILRSPKAEKKQTSSFKKREDLSRDDLLFLLSVLEGELQAQDEVIGVLKAEKIDLSLLEAQYGFVTPKKVLEALQRDAIQTKTEQWQEDIYEKPMGELDKVVEKQKETHRRMLEQLLMVEKSHRQTLNELEEEKRKHSKYMEKSDEFTNLLEQELERLKKLLEQETAYQAKKEKESNKKISNLKEELTKLKSFALMVVDEQQRLTEQLNQQSEKIQELIASAEEAHKKLAFAEAKVQEEGQRACRLEAELQAQSAKISQDQEAMMAKLTNEDSQNRQLRLKLTALSRQIDELEETNKSLRKAEEELQDLRDKINKGECGNSALMTEVEELRKRLLEMEGKDEELIKMEDQCRELNRKLEKEVSQSKNLKGEVDKLNKRIMELEKLEDSFNKSKQESYSLKCNLEREKMLTKQLSHELEGLKARVGELEAIESKLEKTELTLKEDLTKLKSLTVMLVDERKTMGEKIKQTEEKLQAATSQLQVEQNKVMSITEKLMEESKKALKSKSDAEEKVSSVTKERDELKNKLKAEEEKGSDLVSKVSILRKRLQSLEAVEKEFLKNKLKDSTKSSTTLQQENNKIKELSQEVERLKQKLKEMKAIEDDLMKTEDEFESLERRYISERDRAKLLSEELEAVKMEVARYKLTEKAESNQEQRLFMKLKEEEAKSSHLSREVDALKEKIHEYMATEDLMCHLRGDHTVLQKKLLQQENKNRELAREMETLTKELDRYRRFSKNVRPGLNGRRISDLQAFSKEVQTDPADNEPPDYKTLMPLERTVVNGQLYEDGDNEDNDNTEVEQTVSFKSNSSSANAVNKKLWIPWMKSKESQHQNGKTHTRQNGNCAQTGDFVLSHTPGQPLHIKVTPDHGQNTATLEITSPTTESPHSYTSTAVIPNCGTPKQRITIIQNASLTPAKSKAAEGYTSPEHVISPITMATFSRCQTPESCGSLTPERTMSPLASSGSSSQEQMLSPEPLEMGAKHTVFRVSPDRQSSWQFQRSNSTGSSVITTEDNKIHIHLGSPYVQALTNSKPTSPCNTVQDNRTPALANGLPSKPANKITSSITITPTASPLPRQSQITITDALRRSVPTRIPKPKPTCATKVPVKIPAGHLNKPLQDSSSGKLHIIRTVSKTCLQSGGKRVHSNSLNGSTDKLWKNSFHIGLSLRTAKS
- the FILIP1L gene encoding filamin A-interacting protein 1-like isoform X3 encodes the protein MVVDEQQRLTEQLNQQSEKIQELIASAEEAHKKLAFAEAKVQEEGQRACRLEAELQAQSAKISQDQEAMMAKLTNEDSQNRQLRLKLTALSRQIDELEETNKSLRKAEEELQDLRDKINKGECGNSALMTEVEELRKRLLEMEGKDEELIKMEDQCRELNRKLEKEVSQSKNLKGEVDKLNKRIMELEKLEDSFNKSKQESYSLKCNLEREKMLTKQLSHELEGLKARVGELEAIESKLEKTELTLKEDLTKLKSLTVMLVDERKTMGEKIKQTEEKLQAATSQLQVEQNKVMSITEKLMEESKKALKSKSDAEEKVSSVTKERDELKNKLKAEEEKGSDLVSKVSILRKRLQSLEAVEKEFLKNKLKDSTKSSTTLQQENNKIKELSQEVERLKQKLKEMKAIEDDLMKTEDEFESLERRYISERDRAKLLSEELEAVKMEVARYKLTEKAESNQEQRLFMKLKEEEAKSSHLSREVDALKEKIHEYMATEDLMCHLRGDHTVLQKKLLQQENKNRELAREMETLTKELDRYRRFSKNVRPGLNGRRISDLQAFSKEVQTDPADNEPPDYKTLMPLERTVVNGQLYEDGDNEDNDNTEVEQTVSFKSNSSSANAVNKKLWIPWMKSKESQHQNGKTHTRQNGNCAQTGDFVLSHTPGQPLHIKVTPDHGQNTATLEITSPTTESPHSYTSTAVIPNCGTPKQRITIIQNASLTPAKSKAAEGYTSPEHVISPITMATFSRCQTPESCGSLTPERTMSPLASSGSSSQEQMLSPEPLEMGAKHTVFRVSPDRQSSWQFQRSNSTGSSVITTEDNKIHIHLGSPYVQALTNSKPTSPCNTVQDNRTPALANGLPSKPANKITSSITITPTASPLPRQSQITITDALRRSVPTRIPKPKPTCATKVPVKIPAGHLNKPLQDSSSGKLHIIRTVSKTCLQSGGKRVHSNSLNGSTDKLWKNSFHIGLSLRTAKS